Proteins encoded within one genomic window of Clupea harengus chromosome 10, Ch_v2.0.2, whole genome shotgun sequence:
- the gadd45ab gene encoding growth arrest and DNA-damage-inducible, alpha, b — MCNMTFEEPSGDNATERMDSVASALEDVLSAALPQGCITVGVYEAAKSLNVDPDDVVLCLLATDEEDVQDVALQIHFTLIQAFCCENDINILRVNNMQRLAEILGGMKPGGEPMDLHCVLVTNPQSSTWKDPALSKLNRFCRDSRVLDQWVPVINLPER, encoded by the exons ATGTGCAATATGACTTTTGAAGAACCTAGTGGAGACAACGCCACTGAAAG AATGGATTCCGTGGCAAGTGCGTTAGAAGATGTCCTCAGCGCTGCATTACCTCAGGGTTGCATCACTGTAGGAGTATACGAGGCGGCAAAGTCTCTGAATGT ggaTCCCGACGATGTGGTTTTATGTCTCTTGGCTACTGACGAAGAAGATGTTCAAGACGTCGCACTTCAGATTCACTTCACTTTAATCCAGGCATTCTGCTGTGAGAATGACATCAACATCCTGCGTGTGAACAACATGCAACGTCTGGCTGAAATCCTTGGGGGAATGAAACCAGGAGGAGAGCCGATGGACCTCCACTGTGTATTAGTCACC AATCCTCAATCATCCACGTGGAAAGACCCAGCCCTGAGTAAACTGAACAGATTCTGCAGAGACAGCCGTGTCCTAGACCAGTGGGTGCCTGTCATTAACCTTCCTGAGCGATGA